A section of the Solea solea chromosome 17, fSolSol10.1, whole genome shotgun sequence genome encodes:
- the LOC131444070 gene encoding trace amine-associated receptor 4-like has translation CIFGGSLSVLIMCGNLLVIISIVYFKQLHTPTNFLMLSLAVADLLVGLLVVPFSIIIIMSSYWRLHYILCRIRSSFDMILSNSSIWNLCCVSVDRYYAVCQPLRYRTKINGHVVGIMILVSWSIATLNTVIQTLQSLSKGQNNNKKCVLFQRKAQSTMVLGGFFAFGLPAIIMSSIYLKILTVAQKQARSIQSMAKSGTAVSKMEKKATKTLSIVMGIFLLSWTPFFVCIAFHRLTNYPIPVHVIQSLKWLGWSNSMLNPFVYAFFYSWFRSAFKMIITGKIFKDDFSNSKLF, from the coding sequence TGTATTTTTGGTGGCTCTTTATCAGTTCTCATAATGTGTGGAAACCTACTTGTAATAATCTCCATTGTTTACTTCAAACAACTCCACACTCCTACAAACTTCCTGatgctctctctggctgtggctgacCTGCTAGTTGGACTTTTAGTTGTGCCTTTtagcatcattattattatgagctCCTATTGGCGTCTTCATTACATACTTTGTAGAATACGGAGCAGCTTTGATATGATACTGTCCAATTCTTCAATTTGGAACTTGTGCTGCGTTTCTGTTGACAGATATTATGCAGTGTGTCAGCCTCTGAGATACAGAACTAAAATAAATGGCCATGTTGTTGGGATCATGATTCTGGTGTCCTGGAGTATTGCTACTCTAAATACAGTTATTCAAACATTGCAGTCCCTGAGCAaaggacaaaacaacaacaagaagtgtgttttatttcaacgTAAAGCACAGAGTACAATGGTTCTGGGAGGTTTTTTTGCATTTGGCCTCCCGGCTATCATAATGTCTTCAATCTACCTAAAGATTTTGACTGTGGCACAGAAACAGGCACGCAGCATCCAAAGCATGGCAAAATCTGGTACCGCTGTCagtaaaatggagaaaaaggCGACTAAAACTCTGTCTATTGTGATGGGGATTTTTCTCCTGAGTTGGACACCTTTCTTTGTGTGCATCGCCTTTCATCGTTTAACCAATTACCCAATACCAGTCCATGTAATTCAGTCATTAAAATGGCTTGGATGGTCAAATTCAATGTTAAATCCATTTGTTTATGCTTTCTTTTATAGCTGGTTTCGATCAGCTTTTAAGATGATCATTACAGggaaaatatttaaagatgATTTTTCTAATTCTAAACTCTTTTGA
- the LOC131443980 gene encoding trace amine-associated receptor 1-like translates to MCGNLLVIISIAYFKQLHTPTNFLMLSLAVADLLVGLFILPFTVILFVSSYWRLYDLLCRVRSSLDMLLSNSSIWNMCFISVDRYYAVCHPLIYRIKINVRVVGIMIMVSWTVATLNGIIFTFQAPDKGQKNKRCASFQNKAQDTVVVGALIAFFFPAIVMLALYLKIFMVAQRQARSILSMANSAAAASKMERKATKTLSIVVGSFLLSWTPFILCLSFNPFSNYTIPFHVMQFFKWLGWSNSMFNPCIYAFFYSQFRSAFRMIMTGKIFQDVSNSKLF, encoded by the coding sequence ATGTGTGGAAACCTACTTGTAATCATCTCTATTGCTTACTTCAAACAGCTCCACACTCCTACAAACTTCCTGatgctctctctggctgtggctgacCTGCTAGTTGGACTTTTCATCTTGCCTTTCACTGTCATCCTCTTTGTCAGCTCATACTGGCGTCTGTATGATCTACTTTGTAGGGTACGGAGCAGCTTAGATATGTTGCTGTCCAATTCTTCCATATGGAACATGTGCTTCATTTCTGTTGACAGATATTATGCAGTGTGTCATCCTTTGATatacagaattaaaataaatgtccgtGTTGTTGGGATCATGATCATGGTGTCCTGGACTGTTGCCACTCTGAATGGAATTATTTTCACATTCCAGGCCCCAgataaaggacaaaaaaacaagaggtgtgcttcatttcaaaataaagcacagGATACAGTAGTTGTGGGAgctttaattgcattttttttcccgGCTATTGTGATGCTTGCACTCTACCTAAAGATTTTCATGGTGGCACAGAGACAAGCACGCAGCATCCTGAGCATGGCaaactctgctgcagctgccagTAAAATGGAGAGAAAGGCGACTAAAACTCTGTCTATTGTGGTGGGGAGTTTTCTCCTGAGTTGGACGCCTTTCATTCTGTGTTTGAGCTTTAATCCTTTCAGCAATTATACAATACCTTTTCATGTCATGCAATTTTTTAAGTGGCTTGGATGGTCAAATTCAATGTTCAATCCCTGTATTTATGCTTTCTTTTACAGCCAGTTTCGATCAGCTTTCAGGATGATCATGACTGGGAAAATCTTTCAAGATGTCTCTAATTCTAAGCTCTTTTGA
- the LOC131443982 gene encoding trace amine-associated receptor 4-like yields the protein MDSSNVVRDQLLFNESANVPDITAVTISYLLCIFGGSLSVLIMCGNLLVIISIVYFKQLHTPTNFLMLSLAVADLLVGILVVPFSIIIVVSSYFRLQYILCRIRSSFDMILCNSSIWNLCCISVDRYYAVCQPLRYRTKINGRVVGIMILVSWTIATLNTAIQTLQALSKAPNSKKCVLFQRKTQSTMVLGGLFAFGIPAVIMSTIYLKIFMVARKQARSILSMAKSGETVSKMEKKATKTLSIVMGIFLLSWTPFVVCITFHRLSNYPIPVHVIQSLKWLGWSNSMLNPFVYAFFYSWFRSAFKMIITGKIFKDDFSNSNLF from the coding sequence ATGGATTCCTCGAATGTTGTTAGAGACCAGcttctttttaatgaatcagCAAATGTGCCTGACATAACTGCAGTGACTATTTCGTATCTATTATGTATTTTTGGTGGCTCTTTGTCAGTTCTCATAATGTGTGGAAACCTACTTGTAATAATCTCCATTGTTTATTTCAAACAGCTCCACACTCCTACTAACTTCCTGatgctctctctggctgtggctgacCTGCTAGTTGGAATTTTAGTTGTGCCTTTTAgcatcattattgttgtaagCTCATATTTCCGTCTTCAATACATACTTTGTAGAATACGGAGCAGCTTTGATATGATACTGTGCAATTCTTCCATTTGGAACTTGTGCTGCATTTCTGTTGACAGATATTATGCAGTGTGTCAGCCACTGAGATACAGAACTAAAATAAATGGCCGTGTTGTTGGGATCATGATTCTTGTGTCCTGGACTATTGCCACTCTAAATACAGCTATTCAAACATTGCAGGCCTTGAGTAAAGCACCAAACAGCAagaagtgtgttttatttcaacgTAAAACACAGAGTACGATGGTTCTGGGAGGTTTATTTGCATTTGGCATCCCAGCTGTCATTATGTCTACAATCTACCTAAAGATTTTCATGGTGGCACGGAAACAGGCACGCAGCATCCTGAGCATGGCAAAATCTGGTGAAACTGTCagtaaaatggagaaaaaggCGACTAAAACTTTGTCTATTGTGATGGGGATTTTTCTCCTGAGTTGGACACCTTTCGTTGTGTGCATCACCTTTCATCGTTTAAGCAATTACCCAATACCAGTCCATGTAATTCAGTCATTAAAGTGGCTTGGATGGTCAAATTCAATGTTAAATCCGTTTGTTTATGCTTTCTTTTACAGCTGGTTTCGATCAGCTTTTAAGATGATCATTACAggaaaaatatttaaagatgaTTTTTCTAATTCTAATCTCTTTTGA
- the LOC131443986 gene encoding trace amine-associated receptor 1-like: MDSSDVVEDQLLFNESANVPDITAVTISYLLCIFGGSLSVLIMFGNLLVIISIVYFKQLHTPTNFLMLSLAVADLLVGILVVPFSIIIVVSSYFRLQYILCRIRSSFDMILCNSSIWNLCCISVDRYYAVCQPLRYRNKINGRVVGIMILVSWTIATLNTAIQTLQALSKAPNSKKCVLFQRKTQSTMVVGVLFAFGIPAVIMSTIYLKILMVARKQARSILSMAKSGETVSKMEKKATKTLSIVMGIFLMSWTPFFTCITFHRLSNYPIPVHVIQSLKWLGWSNSMLNPFVYAFFYSWFRSAFKMIITGKIFKDDLSNSKLF; the protein is encoded by the coding sequence ATGGATTCTTCTGATGTTGTTGAAGATCAGcttctttttaatgaatcagCAAATGTGCCTGACATAACTGCAGTGACTATTTCATATCTATTATGTATTTTTGGTGGCTCTTTGTCAGTTCTCATAATGTTTGGAAACCTACTTGTAATAATCTCTATTGTTTATTTCAAACAGCTCCACACTCCTACTAACTTCCTGatgctctctctggctgtggctgacCTGCTAGTTGGTATTTTAGTTGTGCCTTTTAgcatcattattgttgtaagCTCATATTTCCGTCTTCAATACATACTTTGTAGAATACGGAGCAGCTTTGATATGATACTGTGCAATTCTTCCATTTGGAACTTGTGCTGCATTTCTGTTGACAGATATTACGCAGTGTGTCAGCCTCTGagatacagaaataaaataaatggccGTGTTGTTGGGATCATGATTCTGGTGTCCTGGACTATTGCCACTCTAAATACAGCCATTCAGACATTGCAGGCCTTGAGCAAAGCACCAAACAGCAagaagtgtgttttatttcaacgTAAAACACAGAGTACAATGGTTGTGGgagttttatttgcatttggcATCCCAGCTGTTATAATGTCTACAATCTACCTAAAGATTTTGATGGTGGCACGGAAACAGGCACGCAGCATCCTGAGCATGGCAAAATCTGGTGAAACTGTCagtaaaatggagaaaaaggCGACTAAAACTCTGTCAATTGTGATGGGGATTTTTCTGATGAGTTGGACACCTTTCTTTACGTGCATCACCTTTCATCGTTTAAGCAATTACCCAATACCAGTCCATGTAATTCAGTCATTAAAGTGGCTTGGATGGTCAAATTCAATGTTAAATCCGTTTGTATATGCTTTCTTTTACAGCTGGTTTCGATCAGCTTTTAAGATGATCATTACAGggaaaatatttaaagatgATCTTTCTAATTCTAAACTCTTTTGA
- the LOC131443981 gene encoding trace amine-associated receptor 1-like: MLEQRKKEELIGHHSTCPKINNHILITFGNLLVIISIAYFKQLHTPTNFLMLSLAVADLLVGLFILPFTVILFVSSYWRLYDLLYRYYAVCHPLIYRIKINVPQGTIVVGLLISFLFPAIVMFALYLKIFMVAQRQARSILSMANSAAAASKMERKATKTLSIVVGSFLLCWTPFLLCLSFNPLSNYTIPFHVMQLFKWLGWSNSMFNPFIYAFFYSWFRSAFRMIMTGKIFQDVSNCKLF; encoded by the exons ATGCTGGAACAAAGGAAAAAG GAGGAGCTGATTGGCCACCACAGCACCTGTCCCAAGATAAACAATCATA TTCTCATAACGTTTGGAAACCTACTTGTAATAATATCCATTGCTTACTTCAAACAGCTCCACACTCCTACAAACTTCCTGATGCTCTCTCTGGCAGTGGCTGACCTGCTAGTTGGACTTTTCATCTTGCCTTTCACTGTCATCCTCTTTGTCAGCTCATACTGGCGTCTGTATGATCTACTTT ACAGATATTATGCAGTGTGTCATCCTTTGATatacagaattaaaataaatgtcc cacaaGGTACAATAGTTGTGGgacttttaatctcatttttattCCCGGCTATTGTGATGTTTGCACTCTACCTAAAGATTTTCATGGTGGCACAGAGACAAGCACGCAGCATCCTGAGCATGGCaaactctgctgcagctgccagTAAAATGGAGAGAAAGGCGACTAAAACTCTGTCTATTGTGGTGGGGAGTTTTCTCCTGTGTTGGACGCCTTTCCTTCTGTGTTTGAGCTTTAATCCTTTGAGCAATTATACAATACCTTTTCATGTCATGCAATTATTCAAGTGGCTTGGATGGTCAAATTCAATGTTCAATCCCTTTATTTATGCTTTCTTTTACAGCTGGTTTCGATCAGCTTTCAGGATGATCATGACTGGGAAAATATTTCAAGATGTCTCTAATTGTAAGCTCTTTTGA
- the LOC131443987 gene encoding trace amine-associated receptor 4-like gives MDSSDVIEDQLLFNESANVPDITAVTISYLFCIFGGSLSVLIMCGNLLVIISIVYFKQLHTPTNFLMLSLAVADLLVGVLVLPFSIIIVVSSYWRFHYVLCKVRGSLDVILCHSSIWNLCFISVDRYYAVCQPLRYRTRITVRVVGIMILVSWTIATLNAVIFTVQASDKGLKIKKCVLFQHKAQSTMIVGIFFAFGFPAIIMSSIYLKILTVAQKQARSIQSMAKSGATVSKTEKKATKTLSIVMGIFLMSWTPFFLSISFNPLSNYAIPVNAVQSFKWLGWSNSMLNPFVYAFFYSWFRSAFRMIITGKIFKDDFSNSKLF, from the coding sequence ATGGATTCTTCTGATGTTATTGAAGATCAGcttctttttaatgaatcagCAAATGTGCCTGACATAACTGCAGTGactatttcatatttattttgtatttttggtgGCTCGTTGTCAGTTCTCATAATGTGTGGAAACCTCCTTGTAATAATCTCCATTGTTTACTTCAAACAGCTCCACACTCCTACAAACTTCCTGatgctctctctggctgtggctgacCTGCTAGTTGGAGTTTTAGTTTTGCCTTTCAGCATCATAATTGTGGTGAGCTCATATTGGCGTTTTCATTATGTACTCTGTAAAGTTCGAGGAAGTTTGGATGTGATTCTGTGCCATTCTTCCATTTGGAACTTGTGCTTCATTTCTGTTGACAGATATTATGCAGTGTGTCAGCCTCTGAGATACAGAACTAGAATAACTGTTCGTGTCGTTGGGATCATGATTCTGGTGTCCTGGACAATTGCCACTTTAAATGCAGTTATTTTCACAGTCCAGGCCTCAGATAAAGGACTAAAAATCAagaagtgtgttttatttcaacataaagCACAGAGTACAATGATTGTGGgaattttttttgcatttggtTTCCCAGCTATCATAATGTCTTCAATCTACCTAAAAATTTTGACGGTGGCACAGAAACAGGCACGCAGCATCCAGAGCATGGCAAAATCTGGTGCAACTGTCAGTAAAACGGAGAAAAAGGCAACTAAAACTCTGTCTATTGTGATGGGGATTTTTCTGATGAGTTGGAcgcctttctttctctccatcagCTTTAATCCTTTGAGCAATTATGCGATACCAGTTAATGCAGTTCAGTCATTTAAATGGCTTGGATGGTCAAATTCAATGTTAAACCCGTTTGTTTATGCCTTCTTTTACAGCTGGTTTCGATCAGCTTTTAGGATGATCATTACAggaaaaatatttaaagatgaTTTTTCTAATTCTAAACTCTTTTGA